From Vitis vinifera cultivar Pinot Noir 40024 chromosome 3, ASM3070453v1, the proteins below share one genomic window:
- the LOC100252013 gene encoding chromatin remodeling protein EBS yields the protein MCVCIVQQFMAKARAPRRTLDSYTIKSINKTIRAGDCVLMRPSDSSKPSYVAKVEKIESDGRGSVKVHVRWYYRPEESIGGRRQFHGSKEVFLSDHYDVQSADTIEGKCTVHTFKSYTKLDAVGNDDFFCRFEYNSSTGAFNPDRVAVYCKCEMPYNPDDLMVQCEGCTDWFHPACIDMTPEEAKRLEHFFCQNCSSEDQKKLLNSHNASRHSDAKVDTKRRRR from the exons ATGTGTGTTTGTATTGTTCAACAGTTCATGGCCAAAGCCCGGGCTCCCAGACGAACCCTAGACTCTTACACAATCAAATCTATCAATAAAACAATTCGAG CCGGCGACTGCGTTCTGATGCGGCCGTCGGACTCGTCGAAGCCGTCGTACGTGGCAAAAGTGGAGAAGATCGAATCGGACGGCAGAGGAAGCGTGAAGGTGCACGTGCGATGGTACTACCGTCCGGAGGAGTCGATCGGCGGCAGGCGGCAATTTCACGGATCCAAGGAGGTGTTTCTGTCTGATCACTACGATGTGCAGAGCGCCGATACGATCGAGGGGAAGTGTACGGTTCATACTTTCAAGAGCTACACTAAGCTTGATGCTGTTGGGAACGACGATTTCTTCTGTCGTTTTGAGTACAATTCGTCTACAGGAGCATTCAATCCCGATAGAGTGGCTGT GTATTGTAAATGCGAGATGCCTTACAACCCCGATGACCTAATGGTGCAGTGTGAGGGGTGCACTGATTG GTTTCATCCTGCTTGTATAGACATGACTCCAGAGGAAGCTAAAAGACTCGAGCACTTTTTCTGCCAAAATTGTTCTTCTGAAGATCAAAAGAAGTTGCTGAATTCTCATAATGCATCAAGACACTCTGACGCAAAG GTGGATACAAAACGGCGGCGGAGGTAA